The following are from one region of the Halodesulfurarchaeum sp. HSR-GB genome:
- a CDS encoding aldo/keto reductase, whose product MTDLASIDLDFVKLGSTGIQTSELQFGTWRFGRETQEGNVEIDEQRGKELLSAYETAGGRYIDTADIYGGGQAETWIGDWLEDRDRERFTIASKIYWQTRDGDPNSRGTNRKNIRHRIDALLDRLGTDYIDVLYIHRWDDTTSARELMKTLNGLVEAGKVHYLGASTLRPNAWKVIKANQIARREGWEPFTVLQPRYNLADREIEGDYLEMARREDLAVCPWSPLGQGFLTGKYSREDGLTGESRAAESDRFQANYLTEANFDLHEELDAVAEEVGATPAQTALAWLMHRDGVTAPIVGARTVDQLEENLGAAAVDLSDEQVTRLTEAKPGPYAGL is encoded by the coding sequence ATGACGGATTTGGCGTCGATTGACCTCGACTTCGTCAAACTCGGTTCAACCGGCATTCAGACCAGCGAACTGCAGTTCGGAACCTGGCGGTTCGGGCGGGAGACCCAGGAAGGGAACGTCGAGATCGACGAACAGCGGGGCAAGGAACTGCTATCGGCCTACGAGACCGCGGGCGGCCGCTACATTGACACCGCCGACATCTACGGCGGCGGCCAGGCCGAGACGTGGATCGGCGACTGGCTCGAAGATCGGGACCGCGAGCGGTTCACCATCGCCTCGAAGATCTACTGGCAGACCCGCGACGGGGATCCGAACAGCCGGGGCACGAACCGCAAGAACATTCGCCATCGCATCGACGCGCTGCTGGACCGACTGGGCACCGATTATATCGACGTCCTCTACATCCACCGCTGGGACGACACCACGAGTGCCCGGGAGCTGATGAAGACGCTGAACGGGCTCGTCGAGGCCGGAAAGGTCCACTATCTGGGGGCTTCGACGCTTCGCCCGAACGCCTGGAAAGTCATCAAGGCAAACCAGATCGCCCGTCGGGAGGGCTGGGAGCCCTTCACCGTCCTGCAGCCCCGGTACAACCTGGCCGATCGGGAGATCGAGGGCGACTACCTGGAGATGGCCCGCCGGGAGGACCTGGCGGTCTGTCCCTGGAGCCCGCTCGGTCAGGGCTTTCTCACCGGGAAGTACAGCCGCGAGGATGGGCTGACCGGCGAATCCCGGGCCGCTGAGTCGGACCGCTTCCAGGCGAACTACCTCACCGAGGCGAACTTCGACCTGCACGAGGAACTCGACGCCGTCGCCGAGGAAGTCGGGGCAACCCCGGCCCAGACGGCCCTGGCCTGGCTCATGCACCGGGACGGCGTGACCGCACCGATCGTGGGGGCCCGGACCGTCGACCAGCTCGAAGAGAACCTGGGCGCGGCGGCCGTCGATCTGAGCGACGAGCAAGTCACCCGGCTCACGGAGGCAAAGCCGGGACCCTACGCAGGACTCTAG
- a CDS encoding DEAD/DEAH box helicase — MTRSESEPPADPDAAIEAFRDAIEAVERPVVTATDVATALGYTQAAAADLLDELVEAGQVSSVAVDGDPVVFYAEQWADTTTRERVVPFPDRHEIVVDQPAQFTRAQLSQFARLADTNGQAGYRYEIRQADVWAAPHDSFESLRGTVRDVLGGPEPTLEDWIESQWQRAGQFTLRTHEDGYTILEAQSDSLMGNVAREELGEAQLHGPIDDATSWVVEGAEAEIKRILYEAGYPVRDERELDTGDRLECSLSLELRDYQQDWRDRFLEAGAGVLVGPAGSGKTVAAMGILAELEAETLILVPTRELAGQWHEELRRHTDLDPEDIGEYHGGEQSIRPVTIATYQIASMDRHRGLFDSRRWGLIVYDEAHRVPSPVHRLTADLQSRHRLGLTASPLREDDRERDIYTLIGPPIGTDWDTLFDAGYVEQPSVEIRYVPFEETAKDEHAAASTHQKRMLAATNPAKIEAVRDTLGERPAAKALVFVEYLDQGDRLAEALDVPFVSGETPHAERARLFQAFRRGDLDTLVVSRVADEGIDLPDAELAVIASGLGGSRRQGTQRAGRIMRPSGNASVVVLATEGSRESDFAVQQMHHLSSKGVPVTERTLGSD, encoded by the coding sequence GTGACACGGTCCGAATCAGAGCCACCTGCCGATCCCGACGCGGCCATCGAGGCGTTTCGCGACGCCATCGAGGCCGTCGAACGACCCGTCGTCACCGCGACGGACGTGGCGACGGCCCTGGGATACACCCAGGCCGCGGCGGCCGACCTGCTCGATGAACTGGTCGAGGCGGGACAGGTATCGAGCGTGGCAGTCGACGGCGATCCGGTGGTGTTCTACGCCGAGCAGTGGGCGGACACGACCACCCGCGAGCGGGTCGTGCCGTTTCCCGACCGCCACGAGATCGTCGTCGACCAGCCCGCCCAGTTCACCCGCGCACAACTCTCGCAGTTCGCCAGACTCGCTGACACGAACGGCCAGGCGGGCTATCGCTACGAGATCCGCCAGGCGGACGTCTGGGCGGCCCCACACGATTCCTTCGAGTCCTTGCGCGGAACCGTGAGAGACGTGCTGGGCGGGCCCGAACCAACCCTCGAAGACTGGATCGAGTCCCAGTGGCAACGCGCCGGCCAGTTCACGCTCCGGACCCACGAGGACGGCTACACGATACTCGAAGCCCAGAGCGATTCGCTGATGGGCAACGTCGCTCGCGAGGAACTGGGCGAAGCACAGCTTCACGGCCCGATCGACGACGCCACGAGCTGGGTGGTCGAGGGCGCCGAAGCCGAGATCAAGCGCATTCTCTACGAGGCGGGCTATCCCGTCCGCGACGAGCGGGAACTCGACACTGGCGACCGCCTGGAGTGCTCGCTCTCCCTCGAACTCCGGGACTACCAGCAGGACTGGCGGGACCGCTTCCTGGAGGCCGGGGCCGGGGTGCTCGTCGGGCCGGCCGGGAGCGGCAAGACCGTGGCGGCCATGGGCATCCTCGCGGAACTGGAAGCCGAGACCCTGATTCTCGTCCCGACCCGGGAACTGGCCGGTCAGTGGCACGAGGAACTTCGCCGGCACACCGACCTCGACCCTGAGGATATCGGGGAGTATCACGGCGGGGAGCAGTCGATCCGTCCGGTGACGATCGCGACCTACCAGATCGCAAGCATGGACCGCCATCGTGGCCTCTTCGACAGCCGGCGCTGGGGACTGATCGTCTACGACGAGGCCCACCGGGTTCCCTCACCGGTGCATCGACTGACCGCCGATCTCCAGAGCCGCCATCGGCTGGGACTGACGGCCTCGCCCCTGCGGGAGGACGACCGCGAGCGGGACATCTATACGCTGATCGGGCCGCCGATCGGGACCGACTGGGACACGCTGTTCGATGCCGGCTACGTCGAACAGCCCAGCGTGGAGATCCGATATGTTCCCTTCGAGGAAACGGCCAAGGACGAGCATGCCGCGGCGAGCACCCACCAGAAACGGATGCTGGCCGCGACCAATCCGGCGAAAATCGAGGCGGTCCGGGACACACTCGGGGAGCGACCCGCCGCCAAGGCGCTTGTTTTCGTGGAGTATCTCGATCAGGGCGACCGGCTCGCGGAGGCCCTCGACGTGCCCTTCGTGAGTGGGGAGACCCCCCACGCCGAACGGGCCCGGCTGTTCCAGGCGTTCCGCCGGGGCGACCTCGACACCCTCGTCGTCTCGCGGGTGGCCGACGAGGGGATCGACCTCCCGGACGCCGAACTCGCGGTCATCGCCTCGGGACTCGGCGGGTCCAGACGCCAGGGCACCCAGCGGGCCGGTCGAATCATGCGCCCCTCGGGCAACGCCTCGGTCGTGGTCCTCGCCACCGAGGGCTCACGGGAGTCGGATTTCGCCGTCCAGCAGATGCATCACCTCTCGAGCAAGGGAGTGCCTGTCACCGAGCGCACGCTCGGCTCGGACTAG
- a CDS encoding anion permease, with translation MISTLLLIALLAATFVGFNIGGSSTGVAWGPAVGARIINKTAAAALMTGFVFLGGWTVGRNVIETLSGELVPQSAFSIEASIAVLGFIGLGMLLANLYGVPVSTSMTAVGAIAGLGIATRQLNWAVVGSIMVWWLIAPVLGFWAGAFIGRYLYPHLDRRVAIQQSAGPLLVLDRSGGVPRPALGPGTTQRELLSTVVVLLIACYMAFSAGASNIANAVAPLVGGGLVDPNEGIILGTVAIGLGAFTIARRTMESVGNDLTDLPLLAATVVMVVGATITTVASWLGIPISLALATVMTIVGLGWGRATRPVTVSQLVRGSGTPVTVDSLTVETGEAVARIGDEAPEDVVSGKKLFKPSTVVRFVVFWIIGPSVATGLSYLTFRFFLL, from the coding sequence ATGATTTCGACGTTGCTCTTGATCGCGCTGCTCGCGGCGACTTTCGTGGGATTCAATATCGGGGGCTCCTCGACGGGGGTCGCCTGGGGGCCAGCCGTTGGCGCGCGCATCATCAACAAAACGGCTGCCGCAGCGCTTATGACGGGGTTTGTCTTTCTCGGTGGGTGGACGGTGGGCCGCAACGTCATCGAGACCCTGAGTGGGGAATTGGTGCCCCAGTCGGCCTTTAGCATCGAAGCCAGCATCGCCGTGCTCGGGTTCATCGGGCTGGGGATGCTGTTGGCGAACCTGTATGGGGTTCCCGTGTCGACCTCGATGACCGCCGTCGGGGCGATCGCCGGGCTGGGGATCGCCACCCGGCAGCTGAACTGGGCGGTCGTCGGCTCGATCATGGTCTGGTGGCTCATCGCGCCGGTGCTCGGGTTCTGGGCGGGTGCCTTCATCGGCCGGTATCTGTACCCACATCTCGACCGCCGGGTCGCGATCCAGCAGTCCGCGGGGCCGCTGCTGGTTCTCGATCGCTCCGGCGGCGTTCCGCGACCAGCCCTGGGTCCCGGAACGACCCAGCGTGAACTTCTGAGCACGGTCGTCGTCCTGCTGATCGCCTGTTACATGGCCTTCAGCGCGGGCGCGAGTAACATCGCCAACGCGGTCGCGCCACTGGTCGGCGGGGGACTGGTCGACCCGAACGAGGGCATCATCCTGGGGACCGTCGCCATCGGCCTGGGCGCGTTTACGATCGCCCGGCGCACGATGGAGTCGGTCGGAAACGATCTCACCGACCTCCCGCTTCTGGCCGCGACGGTGGTCATGGTCGTCGGGGCGACGATCACGACCGTGGCGTCCTGGCTTGGCATCCCGATCAGCCTGGCGCTGGCGACGGTCATGACGATCGTGGGGCTGGGCTGGGGCCGGGCGACCCGGCCCGTGACCGTCTCCCAACTGGTGCGTGGGTCCGGGACGCCGGTGACCGTGGACTCACTCACCGTCGAGACCGGCGAGGCGGTCGCCAGGATCGGCGACGAAGCACCCGAGGACGTTGTATCCGGCAAGAAGCTCTTCAAGCCGTCGACGGTGGTCCGCTTTGTCGTCTTCTGGATCATCGGGCCGTCGGTCGCGACGGGGCTTTCCTACCTGACCTTCCGATTCTTCCTTTTGTAA
- a CDS encoding universal stress protein — protein sequence MTKRVLVPMDDSEMATRALEYAIETHPDAEITVLNVVGEPSSMMGQATGLALAVDFESKADEYAAPVLEAARETAAKAGVEIQTDVAVGHPARAIINHAEDYDLVVLGTHGGSLSDRLLVGNVAEKVFRRSPVPVTVVR from the coding sequence ATGACAAAACGCGTCCTCGTTCCAATGGACGACTCGGAGATGGCGACGCGGGCACTGGAGTACGCGATCGAGACCCACCCGGACGCGGAGATCACGGTCCTCAACGTCGTCGGCGAGCCCTCCTCGATGATGGGACAGGCGACTGGGCTGGCTCTCGCCGTGGATTTCGAATCGAAAGCCGATGAGTACGCCGCACCGGTCCTGGAGGCCGCCAGAGAGACAGCCGCCAAGGCCGGCGTCGAGATCCAGACGGACGTCGCCGTCGGGCACCCGGCCCGGGCGATCATCAACCACGCCGAGGACTACGATCTGGTCGTCCTGGGAACCCACGGTGGCTCGCTCTCCGATCGGTTGCTCGTGGGCAACGTCGCCGAGAAAGTGTTCCGACGGTCGCCGGTTCCAGTCACGGTCGTCAGGTAG
- a CDS encoding winged helix-turn-helix transcriptional regulator — protein MTRGIDSIDETILYYLSQEARHTSAPEIAEAVDVSAPTVRNRIRKLESAGIIRGYHADIDYEQVGGRLTYTFVCSTGDHDREEMAQRILDISGVINVQEYMSGNGDLSVKVVGDDTDDLTQIAQHVSSLGVDIDDEKLVYREYVRPYAPFGPREADPVSPVTGVDGLAGNAEVFELLVQADATVAGQTLKSAKGSGLLSEDVLIVRINRDGESLTPTGETRIETGDFVTLHSRSGLSKTTLEAFLGERAPPR, from the coding sequence ATGACACGGGGTATCGATTCCATCGACGAGACGATCCTGTATTACCTCTCCCAGGAGGCCCGCCACACGTCCGCCCCGGAGATCGCCGAGGCGGTGGACGTTTCCGCGCCGACGGTACGCAATCGCATTCGGAAACTGGAGTCAGCGGGGATTATCCGTGGGTATCACGCGGATATCGATTACGAGCAGGTCGGCGGTCGGCTGACCTACACCTTCGTCTGCTCGACCGGCGATCACGACCGGGAGGAGATGGCCCAGCGAATCCTCGACATCTCCGGGGTTATCAACGTCCAGGAGTACATGTCGGGGAACGGCGATCTGAGCGTGAAAGTCGTCGGTGACGATACCGACGATCTGACCCAGATCGCCCAGCACGTGAGTTCGCTGGGCGTCGATATCGACGACGAGAAACTCGTCTACCGGGAGTACGTTCGGCCCTACGCCCCGTTTGGCCCTCGCGAGGCGGATCCCGTCTCGCCGGTCACGGGTGTCGATGGTCTCGCGGGCAACGCCGAGGTCTTCGAGTTGCTGGTCCAGGCGGACGCCACCGTGGCCGGACAGACCCTCAAATCGGCAAAGGGGTCCGGACTGCTGTCCGAAGACGTGCTTATCGTCCGAATCAACCGGGACGGCGAGTCACTCACGCCAACCGGCGAGACGCGAATCGAGACGGGGGATTTTGTCACGCTGCACTCCCGATCGGGGCTCTCCAAGACGACCCTGGAGGCGTTCCTGGGGGAGCGTGCGCCCCCGCGGTGA
- a CDS encoding TrkA family potassium uptake protein — MYLIIVGAGDIGTPLIDIATAAENEVVVIERDEARADFIASEYDCLVLNADATNIDTFADAGAAKADAIISTAEHDATNVMTSLLAKEFGIPHVLSVMHNTDHRELFRRIGVQTMENPEDLIADHLYRAVERPAIKDFLRIGEDAEVFEITVTEDAELAGMSIGEAAEQSRIPEDVLFVAIDRDDCDRPITPGGDTVLQAGDLVTVYSGFGASPELTDLFGHYEDHL; from the coding sequence ATGTATCTCATCATCGTCGGTGCGGGCGATATCGGCACGCCACTGATCGATATCGCGACCGCGGCCGAAAACGAAGTCGTCGTGATCGAACGCGACGAAGCCCGAGCGGATTTCATCGCGAGCGAGTACGACTGCCTGGTACTCAACGCAGACGCGACGAACATCGATACCTTCGCGGACGCCGGCGCAGCGAAAGCCGACGCGATCATCTCCACGGCCGAACACGACGCGACGAACGTGATGACGAGTTTGCTCGCCAAGGAGTTCGGAATTCCCCACGTGCTCTCGGTTATGCACAACACCGATCACCGTGAACTCTTCCGGCGGATCGGCGTCCAGACGATGGAGAACCCGGAGGACCTGATCGCCGATCACCTCTACCGGGCGGTCGAGCGACCGGCGATCAAGGACTTCCTTCGAATCGGTGAGGACGCAGAGGTCTTCGAGATCACGGTGACCGAGGACGCCGAGCTGGCGGGGATGAGCATCGGCGAGGCGGCCGAACAGAGCCGGATCCCCGAAGACGTGCTGTTCGTCGCGATCGATCGGGACGACTGTGACCGGCCGATCACCCCTGGAGGCGATACCGTTCTGCAGGCCGGCGATCTGGTGACCGTCTACTCCGGGTTCGGGGCGTCCCCCGAACTCACCGACCTGTTCGGCCACTACGAGGACCACCTCTAA